In the Mycolicibacter sp. MU0102 genome, one interval contains:
- a CDS encoding ABC transporter permease, whose protein sequence is MSTEIEFASRRTLVLRRFLRSRSAVGALALLAVMFVGCYTLPGLLPYSYTDLDYDALLVPPGARHWLGTNALGQDLLAQILRGMQKSMLIGVCVALISTVIAATVGAISGYFGGWRDRVLMWLVDLLLVVPAFILIAIITPRTKNSGNIALLVLLLAGFSWMISARMVRGLTMSLREREFIRAARYMGVSSRRIIIDHVVPNVASILIIDTALNVAVAILAETGLSYLGFGIQPPDVSLGTLIADGTASAITFPWVFLFPAGVLITILVCANLAGDGLRDALDPDAATLRGRR, encoded by the coding sequence ATGAGTACCGAGATCGAGTTCGCCTCGCGGCGCACCCTGGTGCTACGCCGATTCCTGCGCAGCCGCAGCGCCGTCGGCGCACTGGCACTGCTGGCGGTGATGTTCGTCGGCTGCTACACCCTGCCGGGCCTGCTGCCCTACTCCTACACCGACCTCGATTACGACGCGCTGCTGGTTCCGCCGGGTGCTCGACACTGGTTGGGCACCAACGCATTGGGCCAAGATCTGCTGGCACAGATCCTGCGCGGCATGCAGAAATCGATGCTGATCGGGGTGTGCGTGGCGCTGATCTCCACGGTGATCGCCGCGACCGTCGGAGCGATCTCGGGCTATTTCGGCGGCTGGCGCGACCGGGTGCTGATGTGGCTGGTCGACCTGCTGCTGGTGGTGCCGGCCTTCATCCTGATCGCGATCATCACCCCGCGCACCAAGAACAGCGGCAACATCGCGCTGCTGGTGCTGTTGCTGGCCGGCTTCAGCTGGATGATCAGCGCCCGGATGGTGCGCGGGCTGACTATGAGCCTGCGGGAGCGTGAATTCATCCGGGCGGCACGGTATATGGGCGTCTCCAGCCGACGCATCATCATCGACCATGTGGTGCCCAACGTGGCATCCATCTTGATCATCGATACCGCACTCAATGTCGCGGTGGCGATCCTGGCCGAAACCGGTTTGAGCTACCTGGGTTTCGGCATCCAACCGCCCGACGTCTCGCTGGGCACCCTGATCGCCGACGGCACCGCCTCGGCCATCACCTTCCCGTGGGTCTTCCTGTTTCCGGCCGGGGTCTTGATCACGATCCTGGTCTGCGCCAACCTCGCCGGGGACGGCCTGCGTGACGCCCTGGACCCCGACGCCGCGACGCTGCGGGGCCGCCGATGA
- a CDS encoding FAD-dependent monooxygenase has translation MTEHQVVIVGAGPTGLMLAGELALAGVDVVIVERRDGHDLSGSRAGGITPRTIEILDQRGIVDRFLAQGRIGQICHFAWIMLDISDLPTRHNYTVGLPQYRVERTLADWVNELGVQIYHGLDVIGFAQDDSGVDVELSDGTTLRASYLVGCDGGRSQIRKMAGIAFPGWDPTAICLITEGDLADEPPWGLHRDEVGIHSFFRLETDGPVRVMVTAPELESSEEPTPDDVSRALISRRGTDYGLHNVRWVRRFTDVTRQAERYRDRRVLLAGDAAHVHSPAGGQGLNTGVQDAVNLGWKLAQVIAGTSPEGLLDSYHAERHPVGARVLHNTMAQSTLLEPGPRVDALRDTMAELLSLDEPRRRIAAMMCGLDIHYDLGDGHPLVGRRMPDLEVATPAGTVAVFTLLHEGRGALLNFGVPWDFDITPWADRVQALDADYDGPWELPVLGAVPAPAAVLIRPDGHVAWVGDGSAAGLGDALTAWFGAR, from the coding sequence ATGACCGAACATCAGGTGGTGATCGTCGGAGCCGGCCCGACCGGGTTGATGCTGGCCGGCGAGCTGGCCTTGGCCGGGGTCGACGTCGTGATCGTCGAGCGACGCGACGGCCATGACCTGAGCGGGTCGCGGGCGGGCGGTATCACCCCGCGCACCATCGAGATCCTCGACCAGCGCGGAATCGTCGACCGGTTCCTGGCGCAGGGGCGCATCGGCCAGATCTGTCACTTCGCGTGGATCATGTTGGACATCAGCGATTTGCCGACTCGGCACAACTACACCGTCGGGCTGCCGCAGTATCGCGTCGAGCGCACCCTCGCCGACTGGGTCAACGAGCTGGGCGTGCAGATCTACCACGGCCTCGACGTGATCGGCTTCGCCCAGGACGACTCCGGCGTCGACGTCGAACTCTCCGACGGCACAACGCTGCGCGCCTCGTATCTGGTCGGGTGCGATGGCGGGCGCAGCCAGATCCGCAAGATGGCCGGAATCGCGTTTCCCGGTTGGGACCCGACGGCGATCTGCCTGATCACCGAGGGCGATCTGGCCGACGAGCCGCCCTGGGGGCTGCACCGTGACGAGGTCGGCATCCACTCGTTCTTCCGGCTCGAGACTGACGGGCCGGTGCGGGTGATGGTCACCGCGCCGGAGCTGGAGTCCAGCGAGGAGCCGACGCCCGATGATGTCAGCCGGGCCCTGATTTCGCGGCGCGGCACCGATTACGGGTTGCACAATGTCCGCTGGGTTCGCCGGTTCACCGATGTGACTCGGCAGGCCGAACGCTATCGGGACCGGCGGGTGTTACTGGCCGGCGATGCCGCACATGTGCATTCCCCGGCGGGCGGGCAGGGCCTCAACACCGGCGTGCAAGATGCGGTGAACCTCGGTTGGAAGCTGGCTCAGGTGATCGCCGGGACCTCCCCCGAGGGCTTGCTGGACAGCTACCACGCCGAGCGTCATCCGGTCGGTGCCCGGGTGCTGCACAACACCATGGCCCAGAGCACGCTGCTAGAGCCCGGCCCGCGGGTGGACGCCTTGCGCGACACCATGGCCGAACTGCTGAGCCTCGACGAGCCGCGTCGGCGGATCGCGGCGATGATGTGCGGCTTGGATATTCACTACGATCTCGGCGACGGTCATCCGCTCGTGGGTCGACGGATGCCTGATCTGGAGGTGGCGACACCGGCCGGCACCGTGGCAGTCTTCACACTGCTGCACGAAGGCCGCGGCGCTCTGCTGAACTTCGGCGTCCCTTGGGATTTCGACATCACCCCGTGGGCTGACCGGGTTCAGGCGCTCGACGCCGACTACGACGGCCCGTGGGAGCTCCCGGTTCTGGGCGCCGTGCCCGCACCCGCTGCGGTGCTGATCCGTCCGGATGGTCACGTCGCGTGGGTCGGTGACGGGTCAGCCGCCGGATTGGGCGACGCTCTGACCGCCTGGTTCGGAGCCCGTTAG
- a CDS encoding ABC transporter permease, translating to MTRFLAGRALNYLVLLGLASFLTFCLTSLAFAPLDSLMQRNPRPPQAVIDAKAAELGLDKPIPLRYAHWASHAVRGDFGVTVTGQPVSGELGRRVGVSLRLLIVGSLAGTAIGVVAGAWGAVRQYRLSDRVITMAALLVLSVPTFVLANLVILSALRVNWALGAQLFDYTGETSPGLVTGFWPGLADRLQHLVLPSLTLALGAAASFSRYQRNAMLDVLGQDFIRTARAKGLTRRRALFKHGLRTALIPMATLFAYGVAGLVTGAVFVEKIFGWHGMGEWVVQGVATQDTNIVAAITVFSGAVVLLAGLLSDVIYAMLDPRVRVS from the coding sequence ATGACGCGGTTTCTGGCCGGCCGGGCGCTGAACTACCTGGTGTTGCTGGGCCTCGCCTCGTTTCTGACGTTCTGCCTGACCTCGTTGGCCTTCGCGCCGCTGGACAGCCTCATGCAGCGCAATCCGCGTCCGCCGCAGGCCGTGATCGACGCCAAGGCCGCCGAGCTGGGCCTGGACAAGCCCATTCCACTGCGTTACGCGCACTGGGCCTCGCACGCGGTGCGCGGCGACTTCGGCGTCACGGTCACCGGCCAGCCGGTCTCCGGCGAACTGGGCCGGCGCGTCGGGGTCAGCCTGCGCCTGCTGATCGTCGGTTCACTGGCCGGCACCGCAATCGGCGTGGTGGCCGGCGCCTGGGGGGCGGTGCGCCAGTACCGACTGTCTGACCGGGTCATCACGATGGCCGCGCTGCTGGTGCTCTCGGTGCCGACCTTCGTGCTGGCCAACCTGGTGATCCTCAGCGCACTACGGGTGAACTGGGCGCTGGGCGCCCAACTCTTCGACTACACCGGCGAGACCTCCCCCGGGCTGGTCACCGGATTCTGGCCCGGGCTGGCCGATCGGCTGCAGCACCTGGTGCTGCCGTCGCTGACCCTGGCGCTGGGCGCGGCCGCCAGCTTCAGCCGCTACCAGCGCAACGCGATGCTCGACGTACTCGGCCAGGACTTCATCCGCACCGCACGGGCCAAAGGGCTGACGCGCCGACGCGCGCTGTTCAAACACGGGCTGCGCACCGCGCTGATCCCCATGGCGACGCTGTTCGCCTACGGGGTGGCCGGCCTGGTCACCGGCGCGGTGTTCGTCGAGAAGATCTTCGGCTGGCACGGCATGGGCGAATGGGTGGTGCAGGGCGTGGCGACCCAGGACACCAATATCGTCGCGGCCATCACGGTGTTCTCCGGTGCGGTGGTGCTGCTGGCCGGGCTGCTCTCCGACGTCATCTACGCGATGCTCGACCCGCGGGTGCGGGTGTCATGA
- a CDS encoding ABC transporter family substrate-binding protein, with protein MTLTLRSRRRCARRGRPGRRVNGVVAGVLAAGLALSGCAAVDITAPEGTAAVGTASDINPQDPANLRDGGNLRLSMTQFPPNFNPLHIDGNLAENAAMLKATMPRAFTIGPDGSATVDTDYFTSVELTGTNPQVVTYTINPKAVWSDGTPLTWKDIASQIHATSGADSGYAIATTNGAERVASVTRGVDDRQAVMRFAKPYAEWRGMFAGNSMLLPASMTGDPTTFNKAQLSKPGPSAGPFVLSTLDRTSQRITLTRNPAWWGARPKLDTITYLVLDEAARMPALQNHTIDATGVATLDQLTIARRTDGIAIRRAPTPAWNHFTFNGAPGAILSDKALRLAVMRGIDRSTIAKVTQRGLTADPVPLNNHIYVAGQEGYQDNSAVVAYDPERAARELDELGWTLHGKFREKNGRPLVIRHLFYDASSTRQFAQVAQHNLAQIGVKLQLDAKAGGGFFTDYVNVGDFDIAQFSWVGDAFPLAGLNQISASYGEANFGKIGSPAIDAKIEETLEALDPVVARARANEVDALLWAEGFSLPLIQTTGNVAVRSSLANFGAPGLADLDYTVIGFLKD; from the coding sequence ATGACGTTGACTCTGCGCTCACGGCGACGTTGTGCGAGAAGAGGCCGCCCTGGACGCAGAGTCAACGGGGTGGTGGCAGGCGTGTTAGCTGCCGGCTTGGCGCTGAGCGGGTGCGCGGCAGTCGATATCACCGCGCCAGAGGGCACCGCCGCGGTCGGCACTGCCAGCGACATCAACCCGCAGGACCCCGCGAACCTGCGCGACGGCGGCAACCTCCGGCTGTCGATGACGCAGTTCCCGCCGAACTTCAACCCCCTGCACATCGACGGCAACCTGGCCGAGAACGCCGCCATGCTCAAGGCCACCATGCCGCGGGCGTTCACCATCGGACCGGACGGCTCGGCGACGGTGGACACCGACTACTTCACCAGTGTGGAGCTGACCGGCACCAACCCCCAGGTGGTCACCTACACCATCAACCCGAAAGCGGTGTGGAGCGACGGGACACCGCTCACCTGGAAAGACATCGCCAGCCAGATCCATGCCACCAGCGGCGCCGACAGCGGGTACGCGATCGCGACCACCAACGGCGCCGAGCGCGTCGCCTCGGTGACCCGCGGCGTCGACGACCGGCAAGCCGTGATGCGCTTCGCCAAGCCCTACGCGGAGTGGCGGGGCATGTTCGCCGGCAACTCGATGCTGTTGCCGGCCAGCATGACCGGCGACCCGACGACCTTCAACAAGGCTCAGCTGAGCAAGCCGGGCCCCTCGGCCGGGCCGTTCGTGCTGTCGACACTGGATCGCACCAGCCAGCGAATCACCTTGACCCGCAACCCCGCCTGGTGGGGAGCCCGACCCAAGCTGGACACCATCACCTACCTGGTGCTCGACGAGGCCGCCCGGATGCCGGCGCTGCAGAACCACACCATCGACGCCACCGGGGTAGCCACCTTGGATCAGTTGACGATCGCACGGCGCACCGACGGCATCGCGATCCGGCGGGCGCCGACGCCGGCCTGGAACCACTTCACCTTCAACGGGGCACCGGGCGCCATCTTGTCCGACAAGGCGCTGCGGCTGGCGGTCATGCGCGGTATTGACCGGTCCACCATCGCCAAGGTCACCCAGCGCGGCCTGACCGCCGACCCGGTGCCGCTGAACAACCACATCTACGTCGCCGGCCAGGAGGGCTACCAGGACAACAGCGCGGTGGTGGCCTACGACCCCGAGCGCGCCGCACGCGAACTCGATGAGCTCGGCTGGACGCTGCACGGCAAGTTCCGGGAGAAGAACGGTCGCCCCCTGGTGATCCGCCACCTGTTCTACGACGCGTCGAGCACGCGGCAGTTCGCCCAAGTGGCCCAGCACAACCTGGCCCAGATCGGGGTCAAGCTCCAGCTCGACGCCAAGGCCGGCGGCGGCTTCTTCACCGACTACGTCAACGTCGGTGACTTCGACATCGCCCAATTCAGTTGGGTCGGTGACGCATTCCCGCTGGCCGGGCTCAACCAGATCTCCGCGTCCTACGGGGAGGCCAACTTCGGCAAGATCGGCAGCCCGGCTATCGACGCCAAGATCGAGGAGACGCTCGAAGCGCTCGATCCGGTGGTGGCTCGCGCCCGGGCCAATGAGGTCGATGCCCTGCTGTGGGCCGAGGGATTCAGCCTGCCGCTGATTCAGACCACCGGCAATGTGGCGGTGCGCAGTTCATTGGCCAACTTCGGTGCGCCGGGCCTGGCGGATCTGGACTACACCGTGATCGGATTCCTGAAGGACTGA
- a CDS encoding ABC transporter ATP-binding protein has translation MSTLLEVSDLAVTFGAGPDAVRAVRGVSYHVDAGEVVAMVGESGSGKSAAAMAVMGLLPEHAQVSGSVRLQGTQLIGLGDTAMSKFRGASIGMVFQDPMSALTPVYTVGDQIAEAIEVHQPRVGRAAARRRAVELLELVGINRPEQRARAFPHELSGGERQRVVIAIAIACDPDLLICDEPTTALDVTVQAQILEVLKTARDVTGAGVLIITHDLGVVAEFADRALVMYAGRVVEAAPVQVLYSDRRMPYTVGLLGSVPRLDAPQGTRLVPIPGAPPSLTAGIDAGCPFAPRCPLAADDCLAAEPALLSVGENHSAACIHTDQVIGRSAADIYGVRTQVAAAVAAESPTVLRVRDLIKTYPLTKGVLRRRAGEVRAVDGVSFELQQGRTLGIVGESGSGKSTTLHQILELTAPQSGSIEVLGTDVATLKRDGRRALRRDLQVVFQDPVASLDPRLPVFELLAEPLRANGSDKAAIHARVAELLELVGLRRGDALRYPSEFSGGQKQRIGIARALALQPKILALDEPVSALDVSIQAGIINLLLDLQQQLGLSYLFVSHDLSVVKHLAHRVAVMFAGAIVEQGEADQVFGNPQHDYTRRLLAAVPHL, from the coding sequence ATGAGCACCCTGCTGGAAGTCTCCGACCTGGCCGTGACATTCGGGGCCGGCCCCGACGCGGTCCGTGCGGTGCGCGGGGTCAGCTACCACGTCGACGCCGGCGAAGTGGTGGCGATGGTCGGCGAATCGGGATCAGGCAAATCCGCGGCGGCGATGGCCGTCATGGGTCTGCTGCCCGAGCATGCGCAGGTGTCCGGGTCGGTGCGGCTGCAGGGCACGCAGCTGATCGGGCTGGGCGACACCGCCATGTCGAAATTTCGCGGCGCCTCGATCGGGATGGTGTTCCAGGACCCGATGTCGGCGCTGACACCGGTGTACACCGTGGGCGATCAGATCGCCGAGGCCATCGAGGTGCACCAGCCCCGGGTGGGCCGCGCCGCGGCGCGTCGACGGGCAGTCGAGCTGCTGGAGCTGGTCGGGATCAACCGGCCCGAACAACGGGCCCGGGCGTTCCCGCACGAGCTCTCCGGCGGGGAGCGGCAGCGGGTGGTGATTGCCATTGCGATCGCCTGCGATCCGGACCTGCTCATCTGCGACGAGCCGACCACCGCGCTCGACGTCACCGTGCAGGCCCAGATCCTCGAGGTGCTCAAGACCGCGCGTGACGTGACCGGTGCCGGGGTGCTGATCATCACCCACGACCTGGGGGTGGTCGCCGAATTCGCCGACCGGGCCCTGGTGATGTACGCCGGCCGGGTGGTCGAGGCCGCACCGGTGCAGGTCTTGTACTCCGACCGCCGGATGCCCTACACAGTGGGACTGTTGGGTTCGGTGCCCCGCCTGGACGCCCCGCAGGGCACTCGGCTGGTACCAATCCCGGGCGCACCACCATCATTGACAGCCGGTATCGATGCGGGGTGTCCCTTCGCGCCGCGCTGCCCGCTGGCCGCCGACGACTGCCTGGCGGCGGAGCCGGCTCTGCTGAGCGTCGGGGAGAACCATTCGGCGGCATGCATTCACACCGACCAGGTGATCGGGCGCAGCGCCGCCGATATCTACGGCGTGCGCACCCAAGTGGCGGCCGCGGTCGCGGCCGAGTCCCCCACCGTGCTGCGGGTCCGCGACCTGATCAAGACCTATCCGCTGACCAAGGGCGTGCTGCGCCGGCGCGCCGGTGAAGTGCGCGCCGTCGACGGCGTGAGCTTCGAGTTGCAGCAGGGCCGCACGCTGGGCATCGTCGGCGAATCCGGCTCGGGCAAATCCACCACCTTGCACCAGATCCTGGAGCTGACCGCGCCGCAGTCCGGGTCGATCGAAGTGCTCGGCACCGACGTCGCGACGTTGAAGCGTGACGGTCGTCGCGCCCTGCGCCGTGACCTGCAAGTGGTGTTCCAGGACCCGGTCGCTTCCCTGGATCCGCGACTGCCGGTGTTCGAACTGCTGGCAGAGCCCCTGCGCGCCAACGGCTCCGACAAGGCCGCTATCCATGCCCGGGTCGCCGAACTGCTGGAGCTGGTGGGGCTGCGCCGCGGCGACGCGCTGCGCTACCCCTCGGAGTTCTCCGGCGGGCAGAAGCAGCGAATCGGCATCGCCCGGGCGCTGGCGTTGCAGCCGAAGATCCTCGCGCTCGATGAGCCGGTGTCCGCTCTCGATGTGTCGATTCAGGCCGGCATCATCAACCTGCTGCTGGATCTGCAGCAGCAGCTCGGACTGTCGTACCTGTTTGTGTCGCATGACCTTTCGGTGGTCAAACACCTGGCGCACCGGGTCGCGGTGATGTTCGCCGGGGCGATCGTTGAACAGGGCGAGGCCGATCAAGTCTTCGGCAATCCGCAACACGACTACACCCGGCGGCTGCTGGCCGCGGTGCCACACTTATGA